The proteins below are encoded in one region of Hordeum vulgare subsp. vulgare chromosome 3H, MorexV3_pseudomolecules_assembly, whole genome shotgun sequence:
- the LOC123443577 gene encoding basic salivary proline-rich protein 2-like produces the protein MELPRAASNQLRLLVGSWLDHEVALEHHPSVSLGRPPSSPPASSSMPLVGSPESSSLGCFSPPVFLSEFSLCLISLPEPGTGKRPWTPMPLEASSALPRPPAGNKQSSQPQELTASAAAGPPRSPQGPPRRSSTSRNNIASTQELDLSMCSCVGSSPRCREWNPQSRIY, from the exons ATGGAGCTGCCCCGAGCAGCCTCGAACCAGCTGCGCctccttgtgggctcctggctcgacCACGAGGTCGCCCTCGAGCACCACCCCTCGGTCAGCCTCGGCaggccaccctcctctcctccagCTAGCTCCTCCATGCCGCTCGTAGGATCTCCAGAGTCATCATCTCTCGGTTGCTTCTCTCCCCCTGTTTTCCTCTCTGAATTTTCCCTTTGTCTCATCTCTCTCCCTGAGCCAGGAACAGGCAAACGGCCATGGACGCCAATGCCGCTCGAAGCCTCCTCCGCCCTGCCTCGTCCTCCCGCCG GGAACAAACAGAGCTCACAGCCACAGGAGTTGACAGCTTCCGCTGCTGCAGGCCCGCCCCGATCGCCCCAAGGACCTCCTCGCCGGAGCTCCACCAGCAG GAACAACATCGCTAGCACGCAGGAGTTGGACCTCTCCATGTGCTCGTGCGTCGGATCGAGCCCTCGTtgccgggaatggaacccccagtCCCGGATCTATTGA